One Methanolinea sp. DNA window includes the following coding sequences:
- a CDS encoding 4Fe-4S binding protein has product MTAVVDKEKCTGCETCVDECPAAAISMNEGKAHVDKDLCVDCGSCVDVCPSEAIHLE; this is encoded by the coding sequence ATGACAGCTGTTGTTGACAAGGAAAAATGCACCGGTTGCGAGACGTGCGTCGACGAGTGTCCCGCTGCTGCCATCAGCATGAACGAGGGGAAGGCCCACGTCGACAAGGATCTCTGCGTCGATTGCGGGTCCTGCGTGGACGTCTGCCCGTCGGAAGCGATCCACCTCGAGTAA